A genomic stretch from Streptomyces sp. QL37 includes:
- a CDS encoding HD-GYP domain-containing protein, protein MRGTPGAARLHILSAAVAAVLCVLPALSPGAATPWGTLALLATLYLACELPGRCPFFGSSVPVGAGSFFPLLLAAAFLLPPSAAALVAVPGALAGRVERPPATARRVWRAAQLALTVGAASWAYARLGGPATLGGASGGAAPDLPYALLPACAAALVFSLVLAALDGSILVTAERVAVRHAWRGLPARSVGPHLVHALAGLMMAVLWHSSYGPLSALVVLLPMYISCWVFAQYHRQHAAHRATIRALVQAVDIKDGYTRGHSERVGRASELIARELGMEEDRMEALRFAGILHDVGKLGVPTRVLRKDGPLTPEERRVIELHPEYGHEIVRGIGFLDEARAAILHHHERLDGSGYPYGLAGDRIPEFARVVAVADAFDAMTSTRSYRRGRPVPVAVEELKRCAGSQFDPRMVHALARALERHGWSAAANTVTSEEEPAGLPRQRAGARPPATGSHRPGRTR, encoded by the coding sequence GTGAGGGGCACACCGGGGGCGGCACGCCTCCACATCCTGAGCGCGGCGGTCGCCGCTGTACTCTGCGTCCTTCCCGCGCTGTCCCCGGGGGCGGCCACGCCCTGGGGCACGCTCGCGCTCCTCGCCACCCTCTACCTGGCCTGTGAACTTCCGGGCCGCTGCCCCTTCTTCGGCAGCTCCGTGCCGGTCGGTGCCGGATCGTTCTTTCCCCTGCTGCTCGCCGCGGCGTTCCTGCTGCCTCCGTCCGCCGCCGCACTCGTCGCCGTGCCCGGCGCGCTCGCGGGCCGGGTGGAGCGCCCGCCCGCCACGGCCCGCCGTGTCTGGCGGGCCGCACAGCTCGCGCTGACCGTGGGGGCCGCCTCGTGGGCGTACGCGCGTCTGGGCGGCCCCGCGACGCTCGGCGGGGCCTCGGGCGGGGCTGCGCCGGATCTTCCCTACGCCCTCCTCCCGGCCTGCGCGGCGGCTCTCGTCTTCAGTCTGGTGCTGGCCGCGCTGGACGGCTCGATCCTCGTCACGGCCGAGCGCGTGGCCGTCCGGCACGCCTGGCGCGGGCTGCCGGCCCGCTCCGTGGGGCCGCACCTGGTGCACGCGCTCGCGGGGCTGATGATGGCCGTCCTGTGGCACAGCTCGTACGGTCCGCTGTCCGCGCTGGTCGTCCTGCTGCCGATGTACATCTCCTGCTGGGTCTTCGCGCAGTACCACCGCCAGCACGCCGCTCACCGTGCCACCATCAGGGCGCTCGTCCAGGCCGTCGACATCAAGGACGGCTACACCCGGGGGCACAGCGAGCGGGTCGGCCGTGCCTCCGAGCTGATCGCCCGTGAACTGGGCATGGAGGAGGACCGGATGGAAGCGCTCCGCTTCGCCGGCATCCTGCACGACGTCGGCAAACTCGGTGTCCCGACCAGGGTCCTGCGCAAGGACGGGCCGCTCACCCCGGAGGAGCGCCGCGTCATCGAACTGCACCCGGAGTACGGCCACGAGATCGTCCGGGGCATCGGCTTCCTGGACGAGGCGCGCGCCGCGATCCTGCACCACCACGAGCGGCTCGACGGCAGCGGCTATCCGTACGGCCTCGCCGGGGACCGCATCCCCGAGTTCGCCCGGGTGGTCGCCGTCGCGGACGCCTTCGACGCGATGACCTCGACGCGCTCCTACCGGCGCGGGCGGCCCGTCCCCGTCGCCGTGGAGGAGCTGAAGCGCTGCGCCGGAAGCCAGTTCGACCCGCGCATGGTCCACGCGCTCGCGCGCGCCCTGGAGCGCCACGGCTGGTCGGCCGCGGCCAACACGGTCACCTCGGAGGAGGAGCCGGCCGGGCTGCCGCGGCAGCGGGCGGGGGCGCGGCCGCCCGCCACGGGGTCGCACCGGCCCGGGCGGACCCGGTGA
- a CDS encoding metal-dependent phosphohydrolase: MNPLHPSPAALAVRGAALVLAAVALGHTLWNGVVEPGHALAFGVLVTVGELARWGALPGEREPAPLGAAGALAYALLGRSAGQETAHGVLQVITVVVAAQLLASVPHMARGSGPGPDRAARRVLAVAFAAVCFQPLHHAGLSERWFGEGPYFALFLLVLLVLTALCDAVLAALTAGTSRPYGPQLRDELRALSGIGSAVCATGAVMALGVAVAGLWALPVLCVPLLLTQVSFRRYAAVRTTYRQTIASLARSTEIAGYTPHGHARRVAGLSTAVGHELGLTGPELTVLEYAALMHDIGQLSLVDPVADGATAVLPAAEQRRIALLGGAVVRQTGVDPAVAVVVEQQADPYREQQTSARIVRAVNAYDDLCGEGVKGSLRALEQLRLGTGRDYQPQVVEALARVLARGGPAPAGAG; this comes from the coding sequence GTGAACCCGCTCCACCCGTCGCCGGCCGCCCTCGCGGTCCGTGGCGCCGCACTGGTCCTCGCGGCCGTGGCGCTCGGCCACACCCTGTGGAACGGCGTCGTCGAGCCCGGCCACGCCCTCGCCTTCGGAGTCCTGGTCACCGTGGGTGAGCTGGCCCGCTGGGGCGCCCTGCCGGGTGAGCGGGAGCCCGCCCCGCTGGGAGCGGCCGGGGCGCTGGCGTACGCGCTGCTCGGGCGCAGCGCCGGGCAGGAGACCGCGCACGGCGTGCTCCAGGTGATCACCGTCGTCGTGGCGGCCCAGCTGCTCGCCTCCGTGCCCCACATGGCGCGGGGCAGCGGCCCGGGGCCCGACCGGGCGGCCCGCCGTGTGCTGGCCGTGGCCTTCGCCGCAGTGTGCTTCCAGCCGCTCCACCACGCGGGGCTGTCGGAGCGCTGGTTCGGCGAGGGACCGTACTTCGCACTCTTCCTGCTCGTGCTGCTGGTGCTCACCGCCCTCTGCGACGCCGTCCTCGCGGCTCTCACGGCCGGGACCTCCCGTCCGTACGGGCCGCAGCTCCGCGACGAACTCCGCGCGCTCAGCGGAATCGGCTCCGCGGTCTGCGCGACCGGTGCCGTGATGGCGCTCGGGGTGGCCGTCGCGGGGCTGTGGGCCCTGCCCGTCCTGTGCGTGCCGCTGCTGCTCACCCAGGTGTCGTTCCGCAGGTACGCCGCGGTCCGTACGACCTACCGGCAGACCATCGCGTCGCTGGCCCGGTCCACGGAGATCGCGGGCTACACCCCGCACGGGCACGCCCGCAGGGTGGCGGGGCTCTCGACGGCCGTCGGGCACGAGCTGGGTCTCACCGGCCCCGAGCTGACGGTGCTGGAGTACGCGGCGCTCATGCACGACATCGGGCAGCTCTCGCTGGTCGACCCGGTGGCGGACGGAGCGACGGCCGTCCTCCCGGCTGCCGAGCAGCGCAGGATCGCGCTGCTGGGAGGGGCGGTGGTCCGTCAGACCGGCGTGGACCCCGCGGTCGCCGTGGTGGTGGAGCAGCAGGCGGATCCTTACCGGGAACAGCAGACCTCCGCGAGGATCGTCCGGGCGGTCAACGCGTACGACGACCTGTGCGGGGAAGGCGTCAAGGGGTCCCTGCGGGCCCTGGAGCAGCTCAGGCTCGGCACCGGCCGCGACTACCAGCCACAGGTGGTGGAGGCGCTGGCCCGAGTCCTGGCGCGGGGCGGTCCGGCCCCGGCCGGGGCGGGGTAA
- the def gene encoding peptide deformylase codes for MSQQETDEQTGVDDEGFLVDTEDCEAREAAHRERGTSRPITVVGNPVLHKECADVTEFDDELARLIDDMFASQRTAQGVGLAANQIGVDRKVFVYDCPDDDGVRHVGAICNPVLEDLAPELRNLDDSSEGCLSVPTAYAALARPDYAVVRGQDAQGNAVKVRGSGYFARCLQHETDHLYGYLYIDRLSKRDRKAALKEMAEGTPRYEVVPND; via the coding sequence ATGTCGCAGCAGGAGACGGACGAGCAGACCGGTGTGGACGACGAGGGATTCCTCGTGGACACCGAGGACTGCGAGGCGCGCGAGGCGGCGCACCGAGAGCGCGGCACGTCCCGCCCCATCACGGTGGTCGGCAACCCGGTTCTGCACAAGGAGTGTGCCGACGTCACGGAGTTCGACGACGAGCTGGCGCGGCTGATCGACGACATGTTCGCCAGCCAGCGGACCGCGCAGGGCGTGGGCCTCGCGGCGAACCAGATCGGCGTGGACCGCAAGGTCTTCGTCTACGACTGCCCGGACGACGACGGCGTCCGCCACGTCGGCGCGATCTGCAACCCGGTGCTGGAGGACCTGGCGCCGGAGCTGCGCAACCTCGACGACTCCAGCGAGGGCTGCCTCTCCGTGCCCACGGCGTACGCCGCGCTCGCGCGCCCCGACTACGCGGTCGTGCGCGGTCAGGACGCCCAGGGCAACGCGGTGAAGGTCCGGGGGAGCGGCTACTTCGCGCGCTGCCTCCAGCACGAGACGGACCACCTGTACGGCTACCTCTACATCGACCGGCTCTCGAAGCGTGATCGCAAGGCGGCGCTGAAGGAGATGGCCGAGGGCACCCCGCGCTACGAGGTCGTCCCCAACGACTGA
- a CDS encoding D-Ala-D-Ala carboxypeptidase family metallohydrolase gives MLRRTAHLLLGLVMTMAFAIGGAVLTAGTAQADGCFTWTRTLSSGATGNDVTQLQIRVAGYPGYNSVLAVDGSYGPATKAAVQRFQSAYGLAADGIAGPATQAKLYALQDDDCTPVNFTYPELNTCNSTWAGGAVAAGTAKANALSSMWKLQALRHALGDQPLRVTSGFRSTSCNSAVGGATNSRHLYGDAVDLGAGPHSLCTIAKQARNHGFRGILGPGYAGHSDHIHVNQGPNHFWSASQCGI, from the coding sequence ATGCTCAGACGTACCGCACATCTGCTTCTCGGCCTTGTCATGACCATGGCCTTCGCCATCGGCGGTGCCGTCCTCACCGCGGGCACCGCGCAGGCCGACGGCTGTTTCACCTGGACCCGCACCCTGTCCTCCGGCGCCACGGGCAACGACGTCACCCAGCTCCAGATCCGGGTGGCCGGCTACCCGGGGTACAACTCCGTGCTGGCCGTCGACGGCTCCTACGGCCCCGCCACCAAGGCCGCGGTCCAGCGCTTCCAGTCCGCGTACGGCCTCGCCGCCGACGGCATCGCCGGGCCGGCCACGCAGGCGAAGCTCTACGCGCTCCAGGACGACGACTGCACCCCCGTCAACTTCACCTATCCCGAGCTCAACACGTGCAACAGCACCTGGGCGGGCGGTGCGGTCGCCGCGGGTACGGCCAAGGCCAACGCCCTGAGCAGCATGTGGAAGCTCCAGGCCCTTCGGCACGCACTGGGCGACCAGCCCCTCCGGGTCACCAGCGGCTTCCGTTCCACGTCCTGCAACTCGGCGGTCGGCGGAGCCACGAACAGCCGCCATCTCTACGGTGACGCCGTCGACCTCGGCGCCGGGCCGCACTCCTTGTGCACCATCGCCAAGCAGGCCCGCAACCACGGCTTCCGGGGGATTCTGGGCCCGGGCTACGCCGGCCACAGCGACCACATCCACGTGAACCAGGGGCCGAACCACTTCTGGTCCGCCTCGCAGTGCGGCATCTGA